Below is a window of Streptomyces spongiicola DNA.
CCCCTCACCGTGCTCACCGGACTCAACGGAACGGGGAAGAGCACCACCGTCCAGAGCCTGCTGCTGGCCCGCCAGCTCGCGGACGCGCCGGCCGGTCGAGTGGTCCAGCTCAATGGCCCCTACGGACTCGCCCTGGGCGAAGCACACGAGGTGCTGCACCCGGACGCCCCCGACTCCACCATCGAGATCGAGATCGCGGGCGACGGAGCCGAGGTACCCGGCCTGCACCGCTTCACGGTCCCCGACGAGCAGGCCCTCTACCTGAGGGTGGCCGAGAACAGCGAGTCCCCGCCCGCGGAACTGTGCGGCAGGGGCAGCGCGTTCACCTACCTGTGCGCCGAGCGCCTCGGCCCCCGCGACCAGCTGGGCGTCTCTGCGGAGCATCCCGACCTGCTCGGAGTCGGCGTGCGGGGGGAGTACACCGCGCAGGTACTCGCCCTGCACGAGACCCGGGTGGTGGGTGAGCCCTTGCTCCACCCGACGACCCGTAACACCCACAACGTCACCACCCTGCGTACGCAGGTGGAAACCTGGGCCTCCGACATCATCCGCCCCATTAAGATCACCGCACAGTGGCCGCCCGGCATCACGGCGAGCACCATCCGCTTCCAGGAACCGGGCCTGCTGAGCGAGCCGATCCGCCCGGCCAACATGGGCTTCGGATTCTCCTACGCCCTGCCCGTGATCGTCGCCGGCCTTCTCACCGGTCCGGGGGACCTGCTGATCGTCGAGAACCCGGAGGCGCATCTCCACCCCGGCGGCCAGTCCAAGCTGGGCGGCTTCCTCGCCCGGGTCGCCGGGGCCGGCGCGCAGGTGGTCGTAGAGACGCACAGCGACCACGTCCTCAACGGGGCGCGACTGGCCGTGGCGGAGGAACGGATCCTGCGGCCCGAGGACGCGATCGTGCACTACTTCGGCGAGGAGGAAGCCGGTTCCGTGCCCATCGAGTTCACCGCGAAGGGCGAACTGACCGAGTGGCCGCGAGGCTTCTTCGACCAGATCGAACAGGACTTGGGGAGGCTGGCGCGTGCCAGGCGCAGGGAACGGTGAGTCCTACCGGATCGTCGTGGACGAGTCGTCCTTCGACTTCAGGGGGCTGACGGAGGAGCGGTTGACCGACCTGCTGGACGATTTCAGCGACACCCTGGAGGAGTTATCCGAACAGCATCCGGTCGCCGTCTCGCCGTGGTGGGTGGAGGCGGAGTGCGCGGACGACCGGAAGCTCTACGACGTCCTGTACGAGGGGGAGACGCCGCGCGCCGGACGTGACGCGCGACTGAGAATGGTCCGTCTCATGGACCGCTGCCCCACCTGGGACACGGATCTTCCCGGCCTGCCCGACCGGGTCGAAGTGGCGGGCACCGCCCATGACCTTGCCTGGTCCCTCTGCTACGCCTGGTGGCGGACGCGGCGGAGGCACCACGTTGCCTGCCTGGTCTTCCCCGTCCGGGACCGCCGCGGCTGGCTCCCGCTCTCCGCGAGCGACGGGACGACCGACGAGCCGGTGGCCGAGGATGTCTTCCACCTCGTCGAGGCGCCCGCGCTGTCCGAGTTCTGGCGTTCTCTTTTCAGGCGGGAGGACATAGCGGAGCAGGGCTTCTTCGACCGTGCCCGCCGGAGCTTCCCGGAACTGGTCTTCGCAGACTCCCTCTCCTTCCGCAAATTCGACGGCTCCTACGCGGAGATGCGTGACTGGGTCGTGCGGCTCCTGGGTGTGGTGCACGACCACTTCGCCGAGGCCCTGGCCCTGCACTCGGGGCAGCCGCATCAGGTGCAGGCCGAACTGGGTCGTTTCGGCCTGGACCTGTCCCCCGAGAGCCCCAACACTCGCTCCAAGCCCGGAATCATGAAGCAGCGCGACGTCGACCACGAGGGCGAGACCTACCGCTGCGAGTGGCACGGCAAGAAGGAACGGCACCGCAACCGCGTCCACTTCAGTCTCCCCGAACCCCGCCTCAGCGGTCGCATCCTCATCGGTATCTTCGTGGACCATCTGGACACCTGAGCACGGGGAAGGGAAACGCGCTCCCGCACTGCGCGTACCCGCACCCGTGGGGGACACGCCTCCATCGTGACTGCAGGGCAGCGGCAAGGTTCATGATGCGCGAGCTTGCTTCCGCAGTGAGATGGGCTCGTGGAGGGTGCATGAGTGTGACCGTAAGGCAGTGAGTCGACCACCCGGCCCCCCTTCTCCTCGTCCATACGTTGTTCAGGCCGACGCCCTGCCTGTGGCCCATCACGTGTGTAGTGCCGGGCAATCCGTCCCCCAGCCCCTGAGGCCGACAGCCTCCTGACTCGGCCCAAGAGTCCCTGAGCAGTCCCACAGGCGAAGCCGAACCCCCTCCTGGCTCGCATGAATGCAGATCAGGAGGGGTGTAACGGCGTTGATTCCGACGGCTTTCAGATGTCGCGGAAGATCTCGATCTGCGCGCCGACCGAGTTGAGGCGCTCCGCCAGCTCCTCGTAACCGCGGTTGATGACATAGACGTTGCGCAGCACCGAGGTGCCCTCGGCCGCCATCATCGCGAGCAGGACCACCACGGCCGGACGCAGCGCCGGCGGGCACATCATCTCGGCGGCCCGCCAGCGGGTGGGGCCCTCGACGAGGACGCGGTGCGGGTCGAGGAGCTGGAGCCGGCCGCCGAGGCGGTTGAGGTCGGTGAGGTAGATGGCGCGGTTGTCGTAGACCCAGTCGTGGATGAGGGTCTGCCCCTGGGCCACGGCCGCGATCGCCGCGAAGAACGGCACGTTGTCGATGTTGAGGCCGGGGAAGGGCATCGGGTGGATCTTGTCGATCGGCGCCTCCAGCTTGGAGGGCCGGACGGTCAGGTCCACCAGCCGGGTCCGTCCGTTGTCGGCGGTGTACTCGGGGGTGCGGTCGTGGTCGAGGCCCATCTCCTCCAGCACCGCGAGTTCGATCTCCAGGAACTCGATCGGCACCCGGCGGATCGTCAGCTGCGACTCGGTGACGACGGCGGCCGCGATCAGGCTCATCGCCTCGACCGGGTCCTCGGAGGGGGAGTAGTCGACGTCCACGTCGATCTCGGGTACGCCGTGGACGGTCAGCGTGGTCGTGCCGATGCCGTCGACCCGTACGCCCAGGGCCTCCAGGAAGAAGCACAGGTCCTGGACCATGTAGTTGGAGGAGGCGTTGCGGATCACGGTGATGCCGTCGTGGCGGGCGGCGGCCAGCAGCGCGTTCTCGGTCACCGTGTCGCCGCGCTCGGTCAGCACGATCGGGCGGTCGGGGGCGACCGAGCGCTCGACGGCCGCGTGGTAGAGGCCTTCCGTCGCGGTGATGTCCAGGCCGAAGCGGCGCAGCGCGATCATGTGCGGCTCGATGGTGCGGGTGCCGAGGTCGCAGCCTCCGGCGTACGGCAGGCGGAAGCGGTCCATCCGGTGCAGCAGCGGGCCGAGGAACATGATGATCGAGCGGGTCCGGCGCGCGGCCTCCGCGTCGATGGCGTCCATGTCGAGCCGGGCCGGGGGGACGATCTCGAGGTCGGTGCCGTCGTTGATCCAGCGGGTGCGGACGCCGATGGAGTGCAGCACCTCCAGCAGCCGGTAGACCTCCTCGATGCGCGCGACCCGGCGCAGTACGGTGCGGCCCTTGTTCAGCAGTGACCCGCAGAGCAGTGCGACGCAGGCGTTCTTGCTCGTCTTGACGTCGATGGCACCGGAGAGGCGGCGCCTGCCGACGACCCGCAGATGCATGGGACCGGCGTAGCCGAGTGACACGATCTCGCTGTCGAGCGCCTCTCCGATCCGGGCGATCATCTCAAGGCTGATGTTCTGATTGCCGCGCTCGATGCGGTTGACGGCGCTCTGGCTGGTGCCGAGTGCGTCGGCGAGCTGCGACTGCGTCCAGCCACGATGTTGACGGGCGTCACGGATGAG
It encodes the following:
- a CDS encoding DUF3696 domain-containing protein — its product is MITSLRVRYFKRFADASFALRPLTVLTGLNGTGKSTTVQSLLLARQLADAPAGRVVQLNGPYGLALGEAHEVLHPDAPDSTIEIEIAGDGAEVPGLHRFTVPDEQALYLRVAENSESPPAELCGRGSAFTYLCAERLGPRDQLGVSAEHPDLLGVGVRGEYTAQVLALHETRVVGEPLLHPTTRNTHNVTTLRTQVETWASDIIRPIKITAQWPPGITASTIRFQEPGLLSEPIRPANMGFGFSYALPVIVAGLLTGPGDLLIVENPEAHLHPGGQSKLGGFLARVAGAGAQVVVETHSDHVLNGARLAVAEERILRPEDAIVHYFGEEEAGSVPIEFTAKGELTEWPRGFFDQIEQDLGRLARARRRER
- a CDS encoding helix-turn-helix domain-containing protein, coding for MADDYLVRIGKLIRDARQHRGWTQSQLADALGTSQSAVNRIERGNQNISLEMIARIGEALDSEIVSLGYAGPMHLRVVGRRRLSGAIDVKTSKNACVALLCGSLLNKGRTVLRRVARIEEVYRLLEVLHSIGVRTRWINDGTDLEIVPPARLDMDAIDAEAARRTRSIIMFLGPLLHRMDRFRLPYAGGCDLGTRTIEPHMIALRRFGLDITATEGLYHAAVERSVAPDRPIVLTERGDTVTENALLAAARHDGITVIRNASSNYMVQDLCFFLEALGVRVDGIGTTTLTVHGVPEIDVDVDYSPSEDPVEAMSLIAAAVVTESQLTIRRVPIEFLEIELAVLEEMGLDHDRTPEYTADNGRTRLVDLTVRPSKLEAPIDKIHPMPFPGLNIDNVPFFAAIAAVAQGQTLIHDWVYDNRAIYLTDLNRLGGRLQLLDPHRVLVEGPTRWRAAEMMCPPALRPAVVVLLAMMAAEGTSVLRNVYVINRGYEELAERLNSVGAQIEIFRDI